One window from the genome of Deltaproteobacteria bacterium encodes:
- a CDS encoding pyruvate carboxylase translates to MSKEIKKLLIANRGEIAIRVARAGNELGIRTIGIYSNEDKYSLHRFKMDETYLIGKDKDPVEAYLSMDEIIELALRKDIDAIHPGYGFLAENAEFAEKCRENNIIFIGPEPETLRLFEDKLKSKEIAERCNVPMIPGSRKALKDVNEAISFAESFGYPIMLKASKGGGGRGLRIVKSKKDLLDNFESAKREAGKAFGSSDMFIEKRIERPRHIEVQILADKHGDVVHLYERDCSIQRRHQKMIEITPARNIPEDVLQNLYKDAIKIAKTSNYVNAGTFEFLMDENFNYYFLETNPRVQVEHTVTERLTGIDIVHCQIHIAEGERLNGEKINLKQEDIKKRGCALQCRITTEDPENNFMPDTGVIEAYRSPAGFGIRLDAGSAYGGARITPYYDSLLVKVTSWGLTFEQAVKKMIRSLNEFRIRGVKTNIPFLLNVLRSKIFLEEYFCTEFIERHPELLKLKIGRDRATRLLSFLGNNIVNKQEDIKINENIVFPEIKKINITDTTIPKGSRDILEEKGVKGVIEWIRNTGEILFTDTTFRDAHQSLLATRIRTYDMLNVGEATSRWMSQLFSIEMWGGATFDVAYRFLKEDPWKRVEELKEKIPNILFQMLLRGSNAVGYSNYPDNVIRAFVKEASSCGIDVFRIFDCFNWLPQMKISIEEVKKQGKICEAAICYTGDILDKNREKYNLKYYVDLAKELEKLDVDIIAIKDMAGLCKPYAAKKLIKTLKQEVGKPIHFHTHDTSGNGEASILMAIEAGADIVDAAISSMSGLTSQPNMNSIVRAIAHTKRKSSMDGEKLDEISDYWERVRTYYYPFESDLKASTAEVYTHEIPGGQYSNLKPQVTALGLIDRWEEVKKMYAEVNWALGDVIKVTPSSKVVGDLALFLVRNNLSIEDFKERADELSLPQSVMDFYKGLLGQPYGGFFPKGIREKVLKGETPTDERPGKFLPPFDFEGAKKELENKYKKDFKFRELISYALYSNVFEDYIKFNDEYGDVTKLSTKDFFYPLKHNEETSVIIEHGKKLFIRFISVGPCDEKGERPVYFELNGPQRTIKVKDKKTEVLVKQNIKGDSENIKHICATMPGKIISINVIEGQHVEKGDILATTEAMKMETKIVTACEGTIKKIYLKEKESIEAGDLIMELE, encoded by the coding sequence ATGAGTAAAGAAATTAAAAAACTGCTTATAGCAAATAGGGGAGAAATTGCCATAAGAGTAGCCCGTGCTGGTAATGAGCTGGGCATAAGAACAATAGGCATCTATTCGAATGAAGACAAATATTCTCTACACAGATTTAAAATGGATGAGACATACTTAATAGGCAAAGATAAAGACCCCGTAGAAGCCTATCTCTCTATGGACGAAATAATTGAGCTTGCATTGCGAAAAGACATTGACGCTATACATCCAGGGTACGGTTTCTTAGCAGAAAATGCAGAGTTTGCAGAGAAATGCAGAGAAAACAATATAATATTTATAGGTCCCGAACCGGAAACACTAAGATTATTTGAAGACAAATTAAAATCCAAAGAAATAGCCGAACGATGTAATGTGCCTATGATACCCGGTTCCAGAAAAGCTTTAAAAGATGTCAACGAGGCGATAAGCTTTGCTGAGAGCTTTGGTTATCCCATAATGCTCAAAGCATCTAAAGGTGGTGGTGGAAGAGGCTTAAGAATTGTAAAAAGCAAAAAAGACCTCTTAGATAATTTTGAATCTGCAAAAAGAGAAGCAGGAAAGGCATTTGGCAGCTCAGATATGTTCATTGAAAAACGCATAGAAAGACCCAGACATATAGAAGTACAAATCTTAGCAGATAAACACGGAGATGTTGTTCATCTCTACGAAAGAGACTGTTCTATCCAGAGAAGACATCAAAAGATGATAGAAATAACCCCTGCCAGAAACATCCCAGAAGATGTTCTTCAAAATCTATATAAAGATGCGATAAAGATAGCAAAAACATCCAATTATGTAAATGCCGGCACATTTGAATTTTTAATGGATGAAAACTTCAATTATTATTTCTTAGAAACAAATCCCCGCGTTCAGGTAGAACATACAGTGACAGAAAGACTTACGGGCATTGATATTGTCCATTGCCAAATACACATCGCAGAAGGAGAAAGATTAAATGGTGAAAAGATCAATCTTAAACAAGAGGATATAAAAAAGAGAGGTTGTGCTCTGCAGTGTAGAATTACAACAGAAGATCCGGAAAATAACTTCATGCCCGATACAGGTGTAATAGAAGCTTACAGATCACCCGCTGGATTTGGTATAAGATTGGATGCAGGATCAGCCTACGGCGGCGCACGCATTACACCCTATTATGATTCATTGTTGGTCAAAGTAACCTCCTGGGGATTAACATTTGAACAAGCAGTGAAAAAGATGATACGATCTCTAAATGAATTTAGAATAAGAGGCGTAAAAACAAATATTCCCTTTTTACTAAATGTGTTAAGATCAAAAATCTTTTTAGAAGAATACTTCTGCACAGAATTTATAGAAAGACATCCTGAATTACTCAAACTAAAAATAGGAAGAGACCGAGCAACAAGGTTACTTTCATTTTTAGGAAATAATATAGTAAACAAACAAGAAGATATAAAGATAAATGAAAATATCGTGTTCCCCGAAATAAAAAAGATAAATATAACAGATACAACTATTCCTAAAGGTTCAAGAGATATTTTAGAAGAAAAAGGAGTAAAGGGAGTAATAGAATGGATAAGAAATACAGGTGAGATTTTGTTCACAGATACTACATTCCGTGACGCACACCAATCACTTTTAGCCACTCGCATAAGAACATACGATATGCTAAATGTAGGAGAAGCCACCTCCCGTTGGATGTCACAGCTCTTTTCAATAGAGATGTGGGGAGGAGCAACATTTGATGTTGCTTACAGATTCTTAAAAGAAGACCCCTGGAAAAGGGTAGAAGAGCTAAAAGAAAAAATACCCAACATATTGTTTCAAATGCTGTTGAGGGGATCAAATGCTGTAGGATACTCCAATTATCCCGATAATGTTATTAGAGCATTTGTAAAAGAAGCTTCCTCCTGTGGTATAGATGTATTCAGAATATTTGACTGTTTCAACTGGCTACCTCAGATGAAAATATCCATAGAAGAGGTAAAAAAACAAGGAAAAATATGTGAAGCCGCTATCTGTTATACCGGAGATATTTTAGATAAAAACAGAGAGAAATACAATTTAAAGTATTATGTAGATTTAGCAAAAGAATTAGAAAAACTGGATGTAGACATCATTGCTATAAAAGATATGGCAGGTCTGTGCAAACCCTATGCCGCAAAAAAACTCATAAAAACCTTAAAACAAGAAGTAGGAAAACCCATTCACTTTCACACCCATGACACCAGCGGCAATGGAGAAGCATCTATACTTATGGCCATTGAAGCAGGAGCGGATATTGTAGATGCAGCTATCAGTTCTATGTCAGGGTTGACCAGCCAACCAAATATGAATTCCATTGTAAGAGCCATTGCTCACACCAAAAGAAAAAGTTCTATGGACGGAGAAAAATTGGATGAGATATCCGATTATTGGGAAAGAGTAAGAACATATTACTATCCATTCGAAAGTGACCTTAAAGCATCAACAGCAGAGGTATACACCCATGAAATACCTGGCGGTCAATACAGCAACCTAAAACCACAGGTAACAGCATTGGGACTTATAGATAGATGGGAGGAAGTAAAAAAGATGTACGCCGAGGTAAACTGGGCTTTAGGTGATGTTATAAAGGTTACACCATCATCAAAAGTAGTTGGTGATTTAGCTTTATTTTTGGTGAGAAACAATCTTAGTATAGAAGATTTTAAAGAAAGAGCAGATGAACTTTCTTTGCCTCAATCGGTAATGGATTTCTATAAAGGCTTACTGGGGCAACCTTACGGTGGTTTTTTTCCAAAAGGAATAAGAGAGAAGGTATTAAAGGGCGAGACACCAACGGATGAGCGACCAGGAAAATTCTTACCTCCATTTGATTTTGAAGGTGCAAAAAAAGAATTAGAAAACAAATATAAAAAAGATTTCAAATTTCGCGAGCTTATCTCTTATGCACTTTATTCTAATGTATTTGAGGACTATATAAAGTTTAACGATGAATATGGAGATGTAACAAAACTTTCCACTAAAGACTTCTTTTATCCATTAAAACATAATGAAGAAACAAGTGTAATTATAGAACACGGAAAGAAATTATTCATAAGATTTATATCGGTGGGACCATGCGATGAAAAGGGTGAAAGACCTGTATACTTCGAATTGAATGGACCGCAACGCACCATAAAGGTAAAAGACAAAAAAACAGAAGTTTTGGTAAAGCAAAACATAAAAGGAGACTCTGAAAATATAAAACATATATGTGCCACCATGCCAGGAAAGATAATAAGTATCAATGTAATTGAAGGTCAACATGTAGAAAAAGGCGATATATTAGCTACTACAGAGGCAATGAAGATGGAAACAAAAATTGTTACCGCATGTGAAGGAACAATCAAAAAGATATATTTAAAAGAAAAAGAAAGCATAGAAGCAGGGGACCTAATTATGGAATTAGAATAG
- the rpsB gene encoding 30S ribosomal protein S2 translates to MTQISMKALLEAGVHFGHQVKRWNPQMKPYIFAARKGIHIIDLQKTINYFEASCEFIENVAAQGKSVLFVCTKKQGKESIKECAEKCNMPYVNEKWLGGMLTNFKTIQKSVDKLNKLDELEKGSDLNELSKKDAKRILKKKAKLEKYLAGIRDMKQLPEALFVVDVKRESLAVHEANILNIPIVALVDTNCDPNPIDYIIPGNDDAIRSIKLVADKIAESVMEGRAKIEKEKEIEEKIEETKGEELND, encoded by the coding sequence ATGACGCAAATTTCAATGAAAGCATTACTGGAAGCGGGTGTTCATTTTGGTCATCAGGTAAAACGATGGAATCCACAGATGAAACCGTATATCTTTGCTGCCCGCAAAGGAATTCACATAATAGATTTGCAAAAAACTATTAACTACTTTGAGGCATCATGCGAGTTCATAGAAAACGTAGCGGCACAAGGCAAAAGTGTTCTCTTTGTGTGCACAAAAAAGCAAGGAAAGGAGAGTATAAAAGAGTGCGCAGAAAAATGCAACATGCCGTATGTAAACGAAAAGTGGTTAGGAGGAATGCTCACAAACTTCAAAACAATCCAAAAGAGCGTTGACAAGCTAAACAAATTAGATGAGTTAGAAAAAGGAAGTGACCTGAACGAACTATCGAAAAAAGATGCCAAAAGAATCCTTAAAAAGAAAGCAAAACTGGAAAAATATCTTGCAGGCATAAGAGATATGAAGCAATTACCTGAAGCCCTGTTTGTTGTTGATGTAAAAAGGGAATCGCTTGCAGTACATGAAGCAAATATATTGAATATTCCCATTGTAGCTTTAGTGGATACAAATTGTGATCCCAATCCTATAGACTATATTATCCCTGGTAATGACGACGCTATAAGATCAATAAAATTAGTTGCCGATAAAATCGCAGAGTCTGTTATGGAGGGTCGAGCCAAAATAGAAAAGGAAAAAGAAATAGAGGAAAAAATAGAAGAAACAAAGGGGGAGGAGTTGAATGACTGA
- the tsf gene encoding translation elongation factor Ts, with the protein MTEISAQSVKQLRNITGAGMMACKKALQETQGNMEKAILKLREKGLAEAQKKTSRIAKEGKIGSYIHFGGKVGVLLELNCETDFVANTDEFNTLLKDLTMQVAAMSPLYVKIEDVPRDIIEKEKSFFKEQLLKEKKPPQIVEKIVEGKMSKYFKQTCLLEQTFIKDEKITIKEHIANYIVKLGENISVQRFAHFTVGEL; encoded by the coding sequence ATGACTGAGATTTCCGCGCAATCGGTCAAGCAGTTAAGAAATATAACGGGAGCAGGGATGATGGCTTGTAAAAAAGCGCTTCAGGAAACACAAGGAAACATGGAAAAAGCAATCCTTAAATTAAGAGAAAAAGGCTTAGCTGAAGCACAGAAAAAAACATCACGCATAGCAAAAGAAGGAAAAATAGGGTCTTACATACATTTTGGAGGCAAGGTAGGTGTATTGTTGGAGTTGAATTGCGAAACAGACTTTGTGGCTAACACCGATGAATTTAATACGCTCCTGAAGGATCTTACCATGCAAGTTGCAGCTATGTCACCACTGTATGTAAAAATAGAAGATGTGCCTCGAGACATAATAGAAAAAGAAAAATCCTTCTTTAAAGAACAATTACTAAAAGAAAAAAAACCTCCTCAGATAGTAGAAAAAATTGTTGAAGGGAAAATGAGTAAATACTTTAAACAAACATGTCTTTTAGAACAAACATTTATAAAGGATGAAAAAATAACAATAAAAGAACATATTGCTAATTACATCGTTAAACTGGGAGAAAATATTAGTGTGCAAAGATTTGCCCATTTCACAGTAGGAGAGCTTTAG
- a CDS encoding UMP kinase: MQPKYKKILLKLSGEALMGHLDFGTDLNTLNRIAQNIYDTWILGVQIAIVIGGGNIFRGIKGSTQGMDRASADYMGMLATVINGLALQDALEKLSLQTRVMSAIEMREIAEPYIRRRALRHLEKKRIVIFVAGTGSPYFTTDTAAALRALEIKAEVIFKATKVDGIYDKDPLIYKDAVKYNTISYLQVIDKGLKLIDAAATSLCMDNSMPIVVFNMNKKDVLKKAVLGEKVGTLLK, from the coding sequence GTGCAACCAAAATATAAGAAGATATTGCTTAAACTAAGCGGAGAAGCATTGATGGGTCATCTTGATTTTGGCACAGATCTAAATACCTTAAACAGAATTGCCCAGAACATTTATGACACCTGGATTTTAGGAGTACAAATAGCCATCGTTATCGGCGGAGGAAATATCTTCCGCGGAATAAAGGGCTCAACACAAGGCATGGATAGAGCATCGGCAGATTATATGGGCATGTTAGCTACAGTAATCAACGGGCTTGCTCTGCAGGATGCACTGGAAAAACTCTCCCTCCAAACACGGGTTATGTCTGCTATAGAAATGAGAGAAATAGCAGAACCTTATATTAGAAGGAGAGCATTGAGACACTTAGAAAAGAAAAGAATTGTTATATTTGTAGCCGGAACAGGCAGTCCTTATTTCACTACAGATACAGCAGCAGCCTTGAGAGCATTAGAGATAAAAGCAGAAGTGATATTTAAAGCAACAAAGGTGGATGGTATATACGACAAGGATCCTTTAATTTACAAAGATGCAGTAAAGTACAATACAATCAGTTACCTGCAGGTAATAGATAAGGGGTTAAAGCTCATAGACGCTGCGGCTACATCTCTATGTATGGATAATTCTATGCCTATTGTTGTGTTTAATATGAATAAAAAAGATGTGTTGAAAAAAGCTGTATTGGGTGAAAAAGTAGGAACACTATTAAAATAG
- the frr gene encoding ribosome recycling factor, with translation MKEIVDKAKKEMEKTLKSLTRYIKTVRTGRAQANLVEDISVSCYGTDSPLKQVALISISDATHIVVQPWDPNIIKDIEKAILKTNIGVTPINDGRVIRLNIPHLTEEDKNEIVKKTRKDAEKYKMNIRNIRKKVNNTLKEREKKKEISEDDCKKAIGEIQKLTDEYIEKISNIVEKKGKEILSVS, from the coding sequence ATGAAAGAGATAGTCGATAAAGCGAAAAAAGAGATGGAAAAAACGCTTAAGTCGCTTACGAGATATATAAAAACAGTACGGACAGGTAGAGCTCAAGCAAATTTGGTTGAGGACATTTCTGTCTCTTGTTATGGAACAGACTCCCCATTAAAGCAAGTAGCTCTTATTTCCATTTCTGATGCTACCCACATCGTTGTTCAACCGTGGGATCCCAATATTATAAAAGACATAGAAAAAGCCATTCTTAAAACAAATATTGGCGTTACACCTATAAATGATGGAAGAGTAATAAGATTAAATATACCTCATCTAACAGAAGAAGATAAAAATGAGATCGTAAAAAAGACAAGGAAAGATGCAGAAAAATACAAAATGAATATAAGAAACATAAGGAAAAAGGTAAACAACACATTAAAAGAAAGGGAAAAGAAAAAAGAAATTTCGGAAGATGATTGCAAAAAAGCAATAGGCGAAATACAAAAACTCACCGATGAATACATAGAGAAAATCAGCAATATTGTGGAAAAGAAGGGGAAGGAAATACTCTCCGTCTCATGA
- a CDS encoding isoprenyl transferase — protein sequence MNEEKLLSQIDKNSLPMHIAIIMDGNGRWAKTHKKARVYGHIKGVKTTETIVKTAKNIGIPILTIFAFSTENWQRPKDEVDFLLDLIYQNTKRYLPNFMKNKIRFKTIGKIEDLPKRLINTLRDAQRKTEKYDEMILNLAINYGGRLDILNATQNIAKQIKSGEMNIKDIDEKTFSKYLYTSSLPDPDLLIRTGKEKRISNFLLWQLSYAELYFSPKMWPNFSAADLYQAIIDFQHRKRRFGRL from the coding sequence ATGAATGAAGAAAAACTCTTATCTCAAATAGACAAAAACAGTTTACCAATGCACATAGCTATTATAATGGATGGAAACGGCAGGTGGGCAAAGACACACAAAAAAGCACGTGTTTATGGACACATAAAAGGTGTAAAAACAACAGAAACAATAGTAAAGACAGCAAAAAATATAGGAATCCCCATTCTCACCATCTTTGCATTTTCTACAGAAAATTGGCAAAGGCCTAAAGATGAGGTAGATTTCCTATTAGATCTCATCTACCAGAATACAAAACGATATTTGCCAAATTTTATGAAAAATAAAATAAGATTCAAAACAATAGGGAAAATTGAAGATTTGCCAAAAAGACTTATAAACACTTTAAGAGATGCTCAGAGAAAAACGGAAAAATATGATGAAATGATTCTGAACTTAGCCATAAACTATGGAGGAAGATTGGATATATTAAATGCCACACAGAATATTGCAAAGCAGATAAAAAGTGGAGAAATGAATATAAAAGATATAGATGAGAAAACATTTTCCAAATATCTATACACAAGTTCTTTACCCGACCCGGATCTTCTCATAAGAACAGGTAAAGAAAAAAGGATAAGCAACTTTCTCCTGTGGCAGTTATCGTATGCAGAACTATACTTTTCTCCTAAGATGTGGCCAAACTTCTCTGCGGCAGACCTCTATCAAGCAATAATAGACTTCCAACACCGCAAAAGGCGATTCGGAAGGCTATAG
- a CDS encoding phosphatidate cytidylyltransferase, with the protein MLKRTITAIVFGLIVIFIFLKCSFTIIFLVVTVVSVLGMIEWLKLDDKQINIVKTFYILFSIFFSISIMRLPSFIQPVMLGIVVIHLLLNFENVQKESILKKAFYLSGVFYMVLYTYFYKLAIMNNGREILILTLFSIWIGDTVALLVGKKWGKHSLSPHISPHKTTEGAISGVIMGTAVAFLSGMFSIELKQGFLLCFTANIVGILGDLAESVPKRAFGKKDSGNLLPGHGGILDRLDSLSFAIPAVYYLNMLIK; encoded by the coding sequence ATGCTCAAACGCACGATTACTGCTATTGTCTTTGGCCTCATCGTCATATTCATTTTTCTCAAATGTAGTTTCACAATCATATTTTTAGTAGTAACTGTTGTTTCTGTGTTGGGAATGATAGAATGGTTGAAGTTGGACGACAAACAGATAAATATAGTAAAAACCTTCTATATTTTATTTTCCATTTTCTTCAGTATCTCGATTATGCGTTTACCTTCTTTTATACAACCTGTTATGTTGGGTATCGTAGTCATTCACTTACTACTAAATTTCGAAAATGTGCAAAAAGAAAGTATTCTTAAAAAAGCATTTTATCTTTCTGGTGTGTTCTACATGGTTTTATACACCTATTTTTACAAATTAGCTATAATGAACAATGGAAGAGAAATCTTGATTCTAACTTTATTCTCCATATGGATAGGAGATACTGTAGCTCTTCTTGTTGGAAAAAAATGGGGGAAACACTCCCTGTCACCCCACATAAGTCCGCACAAAACCACAGAAGGTGCAATTTCAGGGGTGATTATGGGGACTGCAGTAGCTTTCTTGTCCGGTATGTTTAGCATAGAATTAAAACAGGGATTTTTACTTTGTTTTACAGCCAATATAGTGGGTATTTTGGGCGATCTGGCTGAATCTGTCCCAAAAAGAGCTTTTGGAAAAAAGGATTCTGGTAACCTTCTGCCAGGTCATGGGGGAATATTGGATAGATTGGACAGTTTATCTTTTGCCATACCTGCTGTATACTATTTGAATATGCTGATAAAATGA
- a CDS encoding 1-deoxy-D-xylulose-5-phosphate reductoisomerase, with the protein MKNIVILGSTGSIGKNSTQVIMRYPHKFRVLGISGCENIELLKEQANLLNPQIVVVKTKENKIKLQEEIPSHIKITYGEEGLCELASHPEAHIVINALSGTAGLLPTYSAIQNKKRLALANKESLVAWGKHIMKKAKENHVEIIPVDSEHSALFQCLKAGKKRDVNRLILTASGGPFLHTSKEFFPHISKKDALRHPLWNMGKKVTIDSATLMNKGFEMIEARWLFNIKPSKIDVIIHPQSIIHSAVEFKDSSIIAQMAPPDMRIPISYSLFYPQRGNEINALSFDKMQLLTFEKPDTEKFNTLNLAKYALQNEDKNYAIVLNAADEAAVELFLNRKITFDKIFDILEKSIHIFGGKMMNSIYDVKSFTNEIIKNIKKYKGNI; encoded by the coding sequence ATGAAAAATATCGTTATTTTAGGTTCCACCGGTTCAATAGGGAAAAATAGCACTCAAGTAATAATGCGCTATCCGCATAAATTTAGAGTCCTGGGTATTTCTGGCTGCGAAAATATAGAACTTCTAAAAGAGCAAGCTAATCTTCTCAACCCCCAAATTGTCGTTGTCAAAACAAAAGAAAATAAAATTAAGCTACAAGAAGAAATCCCCTCACACATAAAAATCACTTATGGAGAAGAGGGTTTGTGTGAACTTGCCTCTCATCCCGAAGCACACATCGTGATCAATGCACTGTCAGGCACTGCAGGGCTACTTCCTACATATTCAGCTATTCAAAATAAAAAAAGACTGGCCTTGGCTAATAAAGAATCTTTAGTCGCCTGGGGCAAACACATCATGAAAAAAGCAAAAGAAAATCATGTAGAAATTATTCCTGTAGATTCGGAACACAGCGCATTATTCCAATGTTTAAAAGCAGGGAAAAAGAGAGATGTGAATAGATTAATTCTTACTGCCTCCGGCGGTCCATTTTTACATACATCAAAGGAATTTTTCCCACATATTAGCAAAAAGGATGCACTAAGGCATCCATTATGGAACATGGGTAAAAAGGTTACCATTGATTCTGCAACATTGATGAACAAAGGCTTTGAAATGATCGAAGCCCGGTGGTTATTCAACATCAAACCTTCAAAAATAGATGTGATAATCCATCCTCAAAGCATAATACATTCAGCGGTGGAATTTAAAGACAGTTCCATAATAGCCCAGATGGCACCCCCTGATATGCGTATACCTATAAGCTATTCTCTATTCTACCCTCAGAGAGGCAACGAAATCAATGCTTTATCTTTCGATAAGATGCAACTTCTAACATTTGAAAAACCAGATACAGAAAAATTTAACACTCTCAATTTGGCTAAATACGCCTTACAAAATGAAGATAAAAATTATGCAATCGTTTTAAACGCTGCTGATGAAGCAGCAGTAGAATTATTCTTAAACAGAAAAATCACATTTGATAAGATATTTGACATACTGGAAAAATCAATCCATATTTTTGGAGGAAAAATGATGAATTCTATTTATGATGTAAAGAGTTTTACCAATGAGATAATAAAAAATATAAAAAAATATAAAGGAAACATATAA
- the rseP gene encoding RIP metalloprotease RseP, whose translation MGIIYGLIALVIIILIHETGHFSVAKLFHVFVERFSIGFGPVILRKKGKETEYVLSAIPLGGYVKLKGENPEEGEKKDSDERAFYNQKLYKRFLIILAGPMFNILSAVLFFAIVYAIGVPTLKSTIGEVKKDAPAYYAKIQKGDEIIAIDKKNIKTWEELSVIIKKNAGKSITLNIKRNGKIIETPITPKLTEVKDLLGYKKKVGIIGIAPSGETIIQRLNVFKSIEKGACRTVYIVKITILGIVRLIERAIPASSVGGPILIINIASKAAAAGFSTFLALAAIISINLGILNLLPIPILDGGHLTFLTIEAIRRKPVPLNVQVIAQNIGLAILILLMAFAFYNDLSRLFIK comes from the coding sequence ATGGGTATTATTTACGGATTAATCGCCCTTGTTATTATTATTTTAATTCATGAAACGGGACATTTTTCTGTAGCAAAACTGTTTCACGTATTTGTAGAAAGGTTTTCCATCGGATTCGGTCCTGTTATATTAAGGAAAAAGGGAAAGGAAACAGAATACGTACTTTCTGCTATTCCATTGGGAGGATATGTAAAATTAAAAGGAGAAAATCCAGAAGAAGGAGAGAAAAAAGATTCAGATGAACGAGCATTCTACAACCAAAAATTATACAAGCGTTTTCTCATCATTCTCGCCGGTCCAATGTTCAACATACTATCTGCTGTATTGTTTTTTGCTATTGTATATGCCATTGGTGTTCCCACACTTAAATCAACAATAGGAGAAGTAAAAAAAGATGCTCCTGCTTATTATGCCAAAATACAAAAGGGAGATGAGATTATTGCTATAGATAAAAAGAATATAAAAACATGGGAAGAACTCTCCGTTATCATCAAAAAAAATGCAGGAAAAAGTATCACTCTAAATATCAAAAGGAATGGAAAAATAATAGAAACACCTATTACACCAAAACTTACCGAAGTAAAAGACCTTTTGGGTTACAAGAAAAAGGTAGGCATTATTGGCATTGCGCCCTCAGGAGAAACAATTATACAAAGACTGAATGTTTTTAAAAGTATAGAAAAGGGCGCTTGTAGAACAGTTTATATTGTAAAGATAACCATATTGGGTATTGTAAGGCTCATTGAAAGAGCCATTCCTGCTTCCTCGGTGGGTGGTCCTATATTAATCATTAACATTGCATCTAAGGCCGCAGCAGCTGGTTTCTCTACATTTTTGGCTTTAGCGGCTATAATCAGTATCAATTTAGGCATTTTGAATCTTTTACCTATCCCTATTCTTGACGGTGGGCATCTAACATTTCTCACTATAGAGGCTATAAGAAGAAAACCGGTTCCCTTAAATGTGCAGGTAATTGCACAAAATATCGGCTTAGCTATTCTAATTTTACTTATGGCGTTTGCTTTTTACAACGATCTATCCCGACTCTTTATAAAATAA